A region of Desulfatiglans sp. DNA encodes the following proteins:
- a CDS encoding NUDIX hydrolase: MKVKPWKLLSSIKEKSYKIFDLRIDRAVSPRTGEEHDFYIFESHEWVNIIPVTKDREVVLIKQYRHGVRDVVLEIPGGIVEPGDTPLDAAIRELKEETGYTAKEMVLLGRTHANPAFMNNRCYSYLALDSFPDGAQDLDDKEDIEVLLRPLDDIPRMIREGEITHSLILAAFYRYYMEYQRCVNSRPPSCL, encoded by the coding sequence TTGAAAGTTAAACCCTGGAAACTTCTCTCCAGCATAAAAGAAAAATCATACAAAATATTTGATCTCAGGATTGACCGTGCTGTTTCACCCCGCACAGGTGAGGAGCATGACTTTTACATATTTGAATCCCATGAGTGGGTGAATATAATCCCCGTAACAAAGGACAGGGAAGTTGTGCTGATAAAGCAATACAGACACGGGGTTAGAGATGTGGTGCTGGAGATCCCCGGAGGCATAGTTGAACCAGGAGACACACCCCTTGATGCGGCCATAAGGGAATTAAAAGAGGAGACAGGCTACACCGCAAAAGAGATGGTCCTTCTGGGTCGAACCCATGCCAACCCTGCCTTTATGAATAACAGGTGCTACTCATACCTTGCACTAGACAGCTTTCCGGATGGTGCCCAGGACCTTGATGACAAGGAGGATATAGAGGTGTTATTGCGTCCCCTTGATGATATTCCGAGGATGATAAGGGAGGGAGAGATAACTCACTCCCTTATCCTTGCGGCATTTTACCGCTATTATATGGAATATCAGCGGTGTGTTAACAGCCGTCCTCCATCTTGTCTATAA
- a CDS encoding DUF2442 domain-containing protein gives MKTAAIKIDTVEPTAINAWAEKRTIFIELTDGRIIGFPADRFKILSKANDDQLKEVTLRLNGFALRWESLDEDITVPGIVAGNFQLPYIKAS, from the coding sequence ATGAAAACCGCAGCTATTAAAATTGATACTGTTGAACCTACAGCCATCAATGCCTGGGCTGAGAAAAGGACTATTTTTATTGAGTTAACAGATGGCCGTATTATCGGTTTTCCAGCAGATCGGTTTAAAATTCTTTCGAAAGCAAATGATGACCAGCTTAAAGAAGTTACATTGCGATTAAATGGCTTTGCATTACGCTGGGAATCCCTTGATGAAGACATTACTGTTCCGGGCATAGTTGCTGGCAATTTTCAATTGCCCTACATTAAAGCATCTTGA
- a CDS encoding MFS transporter — MSDKSCPIPETFQSMFWSILYLTLIFFLTFISRFIFSPLLPTISADLGISTGQAGSIFLISSIGFMIGAVSSGFVSSRINHRGTLTLSIFCVAAALLVCVTMTSLATIRLAMLVIGIAAGFNLPSITAIITAIVSRPDWGKALAVQQLAPPMSLILGPLLVVFILHWFNWRFLMGGIAVFVFLMAITLLISRIGDFPGDAPKVKLARFILAQRSFWLLIVLFSMGIGGQLGVYTMMPLYLVTERGLNAETANTLVGTAQISALFMTFFSGWITDKFGEKKAIAFFLLCSGVVTLFLGLLSGAWLKVMVFLQPALIACYFPPGFAALSRIVQPDYRSLATSWVTPAALVLGGGLLPTALGYMGEAYSIGTGITLAGALIILGFPLAFFLKLIDKMEDGC; from the coding sequence ATGTCTGACAAATCATGTCCCATACCCGAGACCTTTCAGTCCATGTTCTGGAGCATTTTATATCTTACGCTCATTTTTTTCCTTACATTCATCAGCCGTTTTATCTTTTCTCCGCTTCTCCCCACAATATCGGCTGACCTCGGCATAAGCACGGGGCAGGCAGGCTCCATCTTCCTTATAAGCTCCATTGGTTTTATGATCGGGGCGGTTTCCTCCGGGTTTGTCTCCTCAAGGATAAACCACAGGGGCACCCTTACATTATCTATATTTTGTGTGGCAGCAGCACTTTTAGTATGTGTAACAATGACATCTCTTGCCACAATAAGGCTTGCCATGCTGGTAATAGGTATTGCAGCCGGGTTTAACCTTCCGTCCATAACCGCTATCATAACAGCAATTGTGAGCCGACCAGACTGGGGCAAGGCCCTTGCTGTGCAGCAGCTTGCGCCTCCCATGAGCCTCATACTTGGGCCGCTCCTTGTTGTATTCATACTTCACTGGTTCAATTGGCGATTTCTCATGGGCGGGATAGCAGTGTTTGTCTTTTTAATGGCCATCACGCTCCTGATATCAAGGATAGGTGATTTCCCCGGTGATGCCCCAAAGGTGAAGCTTGCGCGCTTCATACTTGCACAGAGGTCATTCTGGTTACTCATAGTCCTTTTTTCAATGGGCATAGGGGGCCAACTGGGTGTTTATACCATGATGCCGCTTTATCTTGTTACAGAAAGGGGGCTTAATGCGGAGACAGCCAACACGCTGGTTGGCACAGCGCAGATATCCGCACTCTTTATGACCTTTTTTTCGGGATGGATTACAGATAAATTTGGAGAGAAAAAGGCAATAGCCTTTTTTCTGCTCTGTTCAGGGGTTGTTACACTGTTCCTGGGGCTTTTATCAGGCGCATGGCTCAAGGTGATGGTCTTTTTACAGCCTGCACTTATCGCCTGCTATTTCCCCCCGGGGTTTGCAGCCCTTTCACGCATTGTACAGCCTGATTACCGGAGCCTTGCTACATCATGGGTAACGCCTGCGGCCCTTGTACTGGGGGGTGGGCTGCTTCCAACAGCCCTTGGCTACATGGGCGAGGCATATTCTATAGGCACAGGTATTACCCTTGCAGGGGCACTTATTATATTAGGCTTTCCCCTGGCATTTTTCCTTAAACTTATAGACAAGATGGAGGACGGCTGTTAA
- the dusB gene encoding tRNA dihydrouridine synthase DusB, translated as MLKIGNIELENRFILAPMAGVTNLPFRLIIRRLGAGLVYSEMVSAMGLYMNQKKTMEYLVSDPAERPLAVQIFGSDPSVMAMAAQVVVKSGADIVDINMGCPVKKVTKTGSGAALLKSLDRAKKIITAVRAACAAPLTVKIRSGWTSDSIIACDAARMIEECGANAVIIHARTASQGYSGHADWDIITRVKESVKIPVIGNGDINEPYDVFKMMERTGCDGVMIGRAASRNPWIFRQAIELEKGNPIYEPNIPERRALIMDQYKCLTACIGDRKAMLCMRGLMLKYTKGLPGSSKFREAFTQIKDFDSLISVMDRYFSALEERMA; from the coding sequence ATGCTTAAGATTGGAAACATAGAACTTGAAAACAGATTTATCCTTGCGCCTATGGCCGGGGTCACAAACCTCCCTTTTCGTCTTATAATAAGAAGGCTCGGGGCAGGTCTTGTTTACAGTGAAATGGTTAGCGCCATGGGTCTTTACATGAACCAGAAAAAGACCATGGAGTATTTAGTAAGTGACCCGGCAGAAAGGCCACTTGCTGTCCAGATATTCGGTTCTGACCCTTCTGTTATGGCAATGGCAGCACAGGTAGTGGTAAAAAGCGGTGCCGATATTGTGGATATTAACATGGGGTGTCCTGTGAAAAAGGTAACAAAGACCGGGTCAGGGGCGGCCCTGCTTAAAAGTCTGGACAGGGCGAAAAAGATCATTACAGCAGTCAGGGCTGCATGCGCGGCTCCACTTACTGTAAAAATCAGGTCAGGCTGGACATCTGATTCCATAATCGCATGCGATGCTGCAAGAATGATAGAGGAATGCGGTGCCAATGCCGTCATAATCCATGCACGCACAGCGAGCCAGGGTTACTCAGGCCATGCAGACTGGGACATTATCACACGTGTAAAGGAGAGCGTAAAGATTCCTGTAATAGGTAATGGTGATATAAACGAACCTTACGATGTCTTTAAAATGATGGAAAGAACAGGGTGCGATGGCGTAATGATAGGCAGGGCAGCATCACGCAACCCCTGGATATTCAGGCAGGCTATAGAGCTTGAAAAGGGTAACCCCATTTATGAGCCAAACATCCCTGAAAGAAGGGCGCTTATCATGGATCAGTATAAGTGCCTCACCGCCTGCATTGGCGACAGAAAGGCAATGCTCTGCATGAGGGGGCTCATGCTCAAATACACAAAGGGACTCCCTGGCAGCAGCAAATTCAGGGAGGCATTTACACAGATCAAGGATTTTGATTCACTCATATCTGTAATGGACAGGTATTTCAGTGCACTTGAGGAGAGGATGGCTTGA
- a CDS encoding DUF4160 domain-containing protein: protein MPTVLRIGSFRFHFYSDEGKEPPHIHIDTPDGECKFWLDPVRLARNKGISPITLRIIEKLIFENITFLKGKYDENRSY from the coding sequence ATGCCGACAGTATTGAGGATTGGGTCTTTTAGATTTCATTTCTATTCGGATGAAGGAAAAGAACCGCCTCATATTCATATAGATACACCAGACGGTGAATGCAAATTTTGGCTTGATCCTGTCAGGTTGGCGCGTAATAAGGGAATATCTCCAATAACATTAAGAATTATTGAGAAGCTGATTTTTGAAAATATTACTTTTTTAAAGGGAAAATATGATGAAAACCGCAGCTATTAA